In a genomic window of Candidatus Babeliales bacterium:
- a CDS encoding NAD-dependent epimerase/dehydratase family protein, with translation MKQLESFYKNKQVLVTGGAGFIGSHLVEKLVELGARVSVLDNFSTGNLNNLRSVLAHISLIYADVVHLHSVLKATAHKDFVFHLAAFASVTQSLNYADLCWKINVDGTRNVLEACHQNNVKTLVFSSSSAVYGNQTTNCNETDTPKPLSPYAKSKYESEKLCKEYAEKYGFNTTCLRYFNVYGNRQSPQGMYAAVVAQFKNNLLAQKPLTIYGDGKQTRDFINVADVVQANLRLALLNKSVGEVFNIGSGKSMNLFELIANLEQELKIQKTNIDFKPSRENEIMHSQANCEKYQKVVTSL, from the coding sequence ATGAAGCAACTTGAATCGTTTTATAAAAACAAACAGGTCTTAGTTACGGGAGGCGCAGGTTTTATAGGCTCTCACTTGGTTGAAAAGCTCGTCGAACTTGGCGCACGCGTCAGCGTTTTGGACAATTTTTCTACCGGCAACCTGAACAATCTTCGCTCGGTACTTGCCCACATAAGCTTAATATACGCCGACGTTGTCCACTTGCACAGCGTACTCAAAGCAACCGCTCACAAAGACTTTGTTTTTCACTTGGCTGCCTTTGCTTCAGTCACACAGTCACTCAACTACGCAGACTTATGCTGGAAAATAAACGTTGACGGGACCAGAAACGTTCTTGAAGCCTGCCACCAAAACAATGTTAAAACGCTTGTTTTCTCTTCAAGTTCTGCCGTTTATGGCAACCAAACTACTAATTGCAATGAAACCGATACGCCAAAACCTTTGAGCCCGTACGCTAAAAGCAAATACGAAAGCGAAAAGCTGTGCAAAGAGTATGCTGAAAAATATGGTTTTAACACCACCTGTCTGCGCTACTTTAACGTTTATGGTAACCGCCAAAGCCCGCAAGGTATGTATGCAGCAGTTGTAGCTCAATTCAAAAATAATTTACTTGCACAAAAACCACTCACTATTTATGGCGACGGTAAACAAACGCGCGACTTCATTAATGTTGCCGATGTTGTACAAGCAAACTTGCGCCTGGCACTTTTAAACAAAAGCGTTGGCGAAGTTTTTAATATCGGCTCGGGCAAGAGCATGAACTTGTTTGAATTAATCGCTAATCTTGAACAAGAACTCAAAATTCAAAAAACCAATATCGACTTTAAACCTTCGCGCGAAAACGAAATTATGCACTCAC